The Nitratidesulfovibrio sp. SRB-5 genome includes a window with the following:
- the rplA gene encoding 50S ribosomal protein L1 has protein sequence MPKHGKKYRSATEGRDIAEILTLEDAVAKSLGASFAKFDETVDVAICLGVDPKYSDQMVRGAVTLPHGLGKTVRVAVFCKGDKEAEAKAAGADFAGAEELVAKIKEGWLDFDKAIATPDVMALVGQIGRVLGPRGLMPNAKTGTVTFDVATAVKETKAGRVEFKVDKAGVLHAPLGKVSFGPEKILDNLKSLLDTVNRLKPATAKGTYMKAMAVSTTMGPGFKVDPTTIKKFLEG, from the coding sequence ATGCCCAAGCACGGCAAGAAATATCGTTCGGCGACTGAAGGACGCGACATCGCCGAAATCCTCACCCTCGAAGACGCGGTGGCCAAGTCCCTTGGGGCTTCGTTCGCCAAGTTCGACGAAACCGTCGACGTGGCCATCTGCCTCGGCGTCGATCCCAAGTACTCCGACCAGATGGTGCGCGGCGCCGTCACCCTGCCCCATGGCCTCGGCAAGACCGTGCGCGTGGCGGTGTTCTGCAAGGGTGACAAGGAAGCCGAAGCCAAGGCCGCCGGTGCCGACTTTGCCGGTGCCGAAGAACTGGTCGCCAAGATCAAGGAAGGCTGGCTGGACTTCGACAAGGCCATCGCCACCCCCGACGTCATGGCCCTGGTCGGCCAGATCGGTCGCGTGCTCGGCCCCCGTGGCCTGATGCCCAACGCCAAGACCGGCACCGTTACCTTCGACGTGGCCACCGCGGTGAAGGAAACCAAGGCTGGCCGCGTGGAATTCAAGGTCGACAAGGCCGGCGTGCTGCATGCCCCGCTCGGCAAGGTGTCCTTCGGTCCCGAAAAGATCCTGGACAACCTGAAGTCGCTGCTTGATACCGTGAACCGCCTGAAGCCCGCCACGGCCAAGGGCACCTACATGAAGGCCATGGCGGTTTCCACCACCATGGGCCCCGGTTTCAAGGTCGACCCGACCACCATCAAGAAGTTCCTCGAAGGCTAA
- the rplK gene encoding 50S ribosomal protein L11 codes for MAKKEVAKIKLQIPAGAANPSPPVGPALGQHGLNIMEFCKTFNAKTMEQKGMITPVVITVYSDRSFTFITKTPPASVLLLKAAKLEKGSGEPNRNKVGSVSMAQVEEIAKLKLPDLTAKDLDAATRSVLGTARSMGIEIK; via the coding sequence ATGGCTAAGAAAGAAGTTGCCAAGATCAAGCTGCAGATTCCGGCCGGGGCGGCCAACCCTTCCCCGCCGGTCGGTCCCGCGCTCGGCCAGCACGGGCTGAACATCATGGAATTCTGCAAGACTTTCAACGCGAAGACCATGGAGCAGAAGGGCATGATCACCCCCGTGGTGATCACCGTCTACTCCGACCGTTCCTTCACGTTCATCACCAAGACCCCGCCCGCTTCCGTGCTGCTGCTGAAGGCCGCCAAGCTCGAAAAGGGCTCTGGCGAACCCAACCGGAACAAGGTCGGGTCGGTGAGCATGGCGCAGGTTGAAGAGATCGCGAAGCTGAAGCTGCCCGACCTCACCGCCAAGGATCTCGATGCGGCCACCCGCTCCGTTCTGGGCACCGCCCGGAGCATGGGCATCGAAATCAAGTAG
- the nusG gene encoding transcription termination/antitermination protein NusG gives MTESIPTTAKARWFIVHTYSGFEQRVEQTIREMIRTGQAQGLIEEVVVPTEKVIELVKGEKRTSTRKFYPGYVMVKMAMTDFSWHLVQSIPKVTGFVGGKNRPTPMRDSEAERILTMMESRQEQPRPKFNFERGDEVRVIDGPFGGFNGVVEDVNYDKGKLRVSVSIFGRQTPVELDFVQVSKG, from the coding sequence ATGACCGAATCGATCCCCACGACAGCCAAGGCCCGCTGGTTCATCGTCCATACATACTCGGGCTTCGAGCAGCGTGTCGAACAGACCATACGCGAGATGATCCGTACCGGTCAGGCGCAGGGACTCATCGAAGAGGTCGTGGTGCCCACCGAGAAGGTCATCGAGCTCGTCAAGGGCGAGAAGCGGACCTCCACGCGGAAGTTCTACCCCGGGTACGTCATGGTCAAGATGGCCATGACGGATTTCTCGTGGCATCTCGTCCAGTCCATACCCAAGGTTACCGGATTCGTCGGCGGCAAGAACCGTCCGACCCCCATGCGTGACAGCGAAGCGGAACGCATCCTGACCATGATGGAATCACGGCAGGAGCAGCCCCGTCCGAAGTTCAACTTCGAGCGCGGGGACGAGGTTCGCGTCATAGACGGGCCTTTCGGCGGCTTCAATGGCGTCGTCGAGGACGTCAACTACGACAAGGGCAAACTCAGGGTGTCGGTCTCCATCTTCGGCAGACAGACCCCGGTCGAGCTGGACTTCGTCCAGGTTTCCAAGGGCTAG
- the secE gene encoding preprotein translocase subunit SecE: MAKKQQNAPEATPADSGNGIGDKITQLRDYFEEAKGELRKVTWPTRKETTATGIAVLVLVFVMSLFLGVVDLGLTKLVEYILS; this comes from the coding sequence ATGGCGAAAAAGCAGCAGAACGCGCCCGAGGCGACCCCCGCCGATTCCGGCAACGGCATCGGTGACAAGATCACCCAGCTCAGGGACTACTTCGAGGAAGCCAAGGGCGAACTGCGCAAGGTCACCTGGCCCACGCGCAAGGAAACCACGGCAACGGGCATCGCCGTGCTCGTTCTCGTTTTCGTCATGTCCCTGTTCCTCGGTGTCGTGGACCTTGGGCTGACCAAGCTCGTCGAATACATCCTCTCGTGA
- the rpmG gene encoding 50S ribosomal protein L33, whose product MRVNLLLACTECKRRNYATVKNKKNTTGRIELKKYCPWDKKHTVHRETK is encoded by the coding sequence ATGCGCGTCAATCTCCTGCTCGCCTGCACCGAGTGCAAGCGACGCAATTACGCGACCGTCAAGAACAAGAAGAATACTACCGGCCGTATCGAACTGAAGAAGTATTGTCCCTGGGACAAGAAACACACGGTTCACCGCGAAACCAAGTAG
- the tuf gene encoding elongation factor Tu, which produces MGKEKFERKKPHVNIGTIGHIDHGKTTLTAAITKVAGLRGNGKFVAFDEIDKAPEEKERGITIATAHVEYETATRHYAHVDCPGHADYIKNMITGAAQMDGGILVVAATDGPMPQTREHILLARQVGVPYLVVFLNKCDMVDDEELLELVELEVRELLSLYGFPGDDIPVIRGSALKALETDDPNSADAAPVVALLDACDSYIPEPQRDIDKPFLMPIEDVFSISGRGTVVTGRVERGIIKVGEEVEIVGIKDTVKSTCTGVEMFRKLLDQGQAGDNIGALLRGIKREDVERGQVLAAPKSIKPHRKFKAEVYVLSKEEGGRHTPFFSGYRPQFYFRTTDITGIIALADGVEMVMPGDNSTFTVELIAPIAMEQGLRFAIREGGRTVGAGVVSEILE; this is translated from the coding sequence ATGGGTAAGGAAAAATTTGAACGCAAGAAGCCGCATGTCAACATCGGCACCATCGGCCACATTGACCACGGCAAGACCACTCTGACCGCCGCCATCACCAAGGTGGCCGGTCTGCGCGGCAACGGCAAGTTCGTGGCGTTCGACGAAATCGACAAGGCTCCCGAAGAAAAGGAACGTGGCATCACCATCGCCACCGCCCACGTCGAATACGAAACCGCCACCCGCCACTACGCCCACGTGGACTGCCCCGGCCACGCCGACTACATCAAGAACATGATCACCGGCGCCGCCCAGATGGACGGCGGTATCCTGGTGGTTGCCGCCACCGACGGTCCCATGCCCCAGACCCGTGAGCACATCCTGCTCGCCCGTCAGGTCGGCGTGCCCTACCTGGTGGTGTTCCTGAACAAGTGCGACATGGTGGACGACGAAGAGCTGCTCGAACTCGTGGAACTCGAAGTTCGCGAACTGCTCTCCCTCTACGGCTTCCCCGGCGACGACATCCCGGTGATCCGCGGTTCGGCCCTGAAGGCCCTTGAAACCGACGATCCCAACTCCGCCGACGCCGCTCCGGTCGTGGCCCTGCTCGACGCCTGCGACAGCTACATCCCCGAACCGCAGCGCGACATCGACAAGCCCTTCCTGATGCCCATCGAAGACGTGTTCTCCATCTCCGGCCGCGGCACCGTGGTGACCGGTCGTGTGGAACGCGGCATCATCAAGGTCGGCGAAGAAGTCGAAATCGTCGGCATCAAGGACACCGTCAAGTCGACCTGCACCGGCGTCGAAATGTTCCGCAAGCTGCTCGATCAGGGCCAGGCTGGCGACAACATCGGTGCCCTGCTGCGCGGCATCAAGCGTGAAGACGTGGAACGCGGCCAGGTTCTTGCCGCTCCCAAGTCCATCAAGCCGCACCGCAAGTTCAAGGCCGAAGTGTACGTCCTGTCCAAGGAAGAAGGCGGCCGTCACACCCCGTTCTTCTCGGGCTACCGTCCGCAGTTCTACTTCCGTACCACCGACATCACCGGCATCATCGCGCTGGCTGACGGCGTCGAAATGGTCATGCCCGGCGACAACTCCACCTTCACCGTGGAACTGATTGCCCCCATCGCCATGGAGCAGGGCCTGCGCTTCGCCATCCGCGAAGGCGGCCGCACCGTTGGCGCGGGCGTGGTCTCCGAAATCCTGGAGTAA
- the lpxC gene encoding UDP-3-O-acyl-N-acetylglucosamine deacetylase: MNQTTIKKNIECSGVGLHGGKMVHLTMRPAPEDTGIVFDIHTAQGVRRVAPNPQSVVATGLATTLGVSGSGHDASVATVEHLLAAIRGLEIDNMIIEVQGGEVPIMDGSAASFVMLLRNAGIRTQSRARRVLRIAKPISHESDGKSIRALPYDGFRVDYTIDFAHPLIGVQHMSLEVTPRTFAEVAKARTFGFLREVEYMHSKGLALGGSLDNAVVLDDYAVLNDDGLRFPDEFVRHKILDFIGDMAMLGTPLQGHFIVHCSGHALNNAFLRVLTDNADIYLQEVTLDEPAAERAARRPAVAPAHAPAHVGHPATA; the protein is encoded by the coding sequence ATGAACCAGACCACCATCAAGAAAAACATCGAATGCTCGGGCGTCGGCCTGCACGGCGGCAAGATGGTCCACCTGACCATGCGCCCCGCCCCCGAAGACACCGGCATCGTGTTCGATATCCATACCGCCCAGGGCGTGCGCCGCGTGGCCCCCAATCCCCAGTCGGTGGTCGCCACCGGCCTTGCCACCACTCTCGGCGTGTCCGGCAGCGGGCATGACGCTTCGGTGGCCACCGTGGAGCACCTGCTTGCCGCCATTCGCGGCCTTGAGATCGACAACATGATCATCGAGGTGCAGGGCGGCGAAGTGCCCATCATGGACGGCAGCGCCGCCTCCTTCGTCATGCTGCTGCGCAACGCGGGCATCCGCACCCAGTCGCGCGCCCGCCGCGTGCTGCGCATCGCCAAGCCCATCAGCCACGAAAGCGACGGCAAGTCCATCCGCGCCCTGCCCTACGACGGCTTTCGCGTGGACTACACCATCGACTTCGCCCATCCGCTCATCGGCGTGCAGCACATGAGCCTGGAGGTAACCCCCCGCACCTTCGCCGAAGTGGCCAAGGCGCGCACCTTCGGCTTTCTGCGCGAAGTGGAGTACATGCACAGCAAGGGCCTGGCCCTTGGCGGCTCGCTGGACAACGCCGTGGTGCTCGACGACTACGCGGTGCTCAACGACGACGGCCTGCGCTTTCCCGACGAATTCGTGCGCCACAAGATCCTGGACTTCATCGGCGACATGGCCATGCTGGGCACCCCGCTCCAGGGGCACTTCATCGTGCACTGCTCCGGCCATGCCCTGAACAACGCCTTCCTGCGCGTGCTGACCGACAACGCGGACATCTACCTGCAGGAAGTGACGCTGGACGAACCCGCCGCCGAACGGGCAGCCCGCCGTCCCGCCGTTGCCCCGGCCCATGCGCCCGCGCATGTGGGTCACCCCGCAACGGCCTAG
- a CDS encoding HemK/PrmC family methyltransferase, protein MSDHSPTTVPDPAGQDTPAALAALSAAAPQGLRAVVRAAAAHLESSPSSSVRDDAPRLTAELLVARVLTLPRQDLLLRLALHPAAPVPHDALAHAAALLARRAAGEPTAHILGEREFYGRDFLVTPATLIPRPETELLVETALSLAPRTAFFADCGTGTGCIAATLCAERDDLRGMACDIAPDALAVAARNIVTHLGGGMEPTVACPGRNAADKAPTSQSAQSAARRAAFQRCQPVLADFTRPLFRDGALDLLVSNPPYVSEAEHADLTPEVRDREPRSALVPCAGEGLDDAAAAQGRADGLGHARILVAEAGRVLRPGGLFLMEFGCAQGQAVAELFQPCSRLWAQVDIRRDLAGLDRYVVARRAPRD, encoded by the coding sequence ATGAGCGATCACAGCCCCACGACAGTTCCCGACCCTGCCGGGCAGGACACTCCGGCAGCCCTTGCTGCGCTGTCCGCCGCCGCGCCGCAGGGCTTGCGCGCGGTGGTTCGTGCTGCCGCGGCGCATCTGGAGTCCAGCCCGTCGTCCTCCGTACGCGACGATGCGCCGCGCCTGACGGCGGAACTGCTGGTGGCGCGGGTGCTTACCCTGCCCCGGCAGGATCTGCTGCTGCGCCTGGCCCTGCACCCCGCCGCTCCGGTGCCGCACGATGCGCTGGCGCACGCCGCCGCCCTGCTGGCCCGCCGCGCCGCAGGGGAACCCACGGCGCACATTCTGGGCGAACGGGAATTCTATGGCCGCGACTTTCTGGTCACCCCGGCCACGCTGATTCCCCGGCCCGAAACGGAACTGCTGGTGGAAACCGCCCTCTCGCTGGCCCCGCGAACTGCGTTCTTTGCCGACTGCGGCACGGGCACCGGGTGCATCGCAGCGACCCTGTGCGCAGAGCGGGACGACCTGCGCGGCATGGCCTGCGACATTGCGCCGGATGCGCTGGCCGTGGCCGCGCGCAACATCGTCACCCATCTCGGCGGGGGCATGGAACCGACCGTGGCGTGCCCCGGCCGGAATGCAGCGGACAAGGCCCCCACCAGCCAGAGCGCGCAGTCCGCTGCACGCCGGGCGGCCTTCCAGCGCTGCCAGCCCGTGCTGGCGGACTTCACCCGCCCCCTGTTCCGCGACGGCGCGCTGGATCTGCTGGTGTCCAACCCGCCCTATGTCAGCGAGGCCGAACACGCGGACCTGACCCCGGAAGTGCGCGACCGCGAACCGCGCTCCGCCCTTGTGCCCTGCGCGGGTGAGGGGCTGGACGACGCTGCCGCCGCGCAAGGCCGGGCGGACGGCCTGGGCCATGCGCGGATACTGGTGGCCGAGGCGGGCCGGGTGCTGCGTCCCGGCGGGTTGTTCCTGATGGAGTTCGGCTGCGCGCAGGGGCAGGCCGTGGCCGAGCTGTTCCAGCCCTGCTCCCGGCTCTGGGCCCAGGTGGACATCCGCCGGGATCTGGCCGGGCTTGACCGGTACGTGGTGGCCCGGCGCGCCCCGCGCGACTGA
- the prfA gene encoding peptide chain release factor 1, with the protein MFAKLENLERRFEDLEQQLASSEVFNDQDRYRKLTKAHADLKEVVDVFRRYKELRQNLADNKELLDDGDPEIRSMAHEEAKSLEAAIPEIEQELQLLLLPKDPLDEKNTIVEIRAGTGGEEAALFAADLFRMYSRYAEMRGWKVEILSANESDTGGYKEIIALIAGDKVYSRLKFESGTHRVQRVPATESQGRIHTSAATVAILPEAEEVDVEIRPDDIRIDVFRASGAGGQHVNKTESAVRITHIPSGIVVSCQDEKSQHKNKAKAMKVLASRLLQAEQDRQHNEVAADRRSQVGSGDRSERIRTYNFPQGRVTDHRINLTLYSLDRVMEGEAQTLFDALSTHAQTEALKAQADVH; encoded by the coding sequence ATGTTCGCCAAGCTCGAAAACCTGGAACGCCGCTTCGAAGACCTGGAGCAGCAGCTTGCCTCGTCCGAGGTCTTCAACGACCAGGACCGCTACCGCAAGCTCACCAAGGCCCACGCCGACCTCAAGGAAGTGGTGGACGTGTTCCGCCGCTACAAGGAACTGCGCCAGAACCTTGCCGACAACAAGGAACTGCTGGACGACGGAGACCCGGAAATCCGGTCCATGGCGCATGAAGAAGCCAAATCCCTCGAGGCGGCCATTCCCGAAATCGAGCAGGAACTGCAACTGCTGCTGCTGCCCAAGGACCCGCTGGACGAAAAGAACACCATCGTGGAAATCCGCGCGGGCACCGGCGGCGAAGAAGCCGCCCTGTTCGCGGCGGACCTGTTCCGCATGTATTCCCGCTACGCCGAAATGCGCGGCTGGAAGGTGGAAATCCTGAGCGCCAACGAATCGGACACCGGCGGCTACAAGGAAATCATCGCCCTCATCGCCGGGGACAAGGTGTACAGCCGCCTCAAGTTCGAATCGGGCACCCACCGCGTGCAGCGCGTGCCCGCCACCGAATCGCAGGGCCGCATCCACACCTCTGCCGCCACCGTGGCCATTCTGCCGGAGGCCGAGGAAGTGGACGTGGAAATCCGCCCGGATGACATCCGCATCGACGTGTTCCGCGCGTCGGGCGCGGGCGGCCAGCACGTCAACAAGACCGAATCGGCGGTGCGCATCACCCACATTCCGTCGGGCATCGTGGTATCCTGCCAGGACGAAAAGTCGCAGCACAAGAACAAGGCGAAAGCCATGAAGGTGCTGGCATCGCGCCTGTTGCAGGCCGAACAGGACCGCCAGCACAACGAGGTGGCCGCCGACCGCCGCTCGCAGGTGGGTTCCGGCGATCGTTCCGAACGCATCCGCACCTACAATTTCCCGCAGGGCCGGGTGACCGACCACCGCATCAACCTCACCCTGTACTCGCTGGACCGGGTCATGGAAGGCGAAGCGCAGACCCTGTTCGACGCCCTGTCCACCCATGCCCAGACCGAGGCGCTGAAGGCGCAGGCCGACGTGCACTAG
- a CDS encoding DUF1385 domain-containing protein has protein sequence MEGVMMRNGERLALAVRLPDGEILAESRPWYTLSSAEWLKRPFVRGFPTLVETLVNGIKALNRSAEHAAQGESGEELKPWHLAVTLAVSVALALGLFVVLPHMFSLGMKWLGLGGDVEGLSFHAWDGLFKFAIFIGYILSISFLPDIRRVFQYHGAEHKVIRAFEARGDVTPESAAIHSRLHPRCGTTFLLFVLSISIILHAVLVPLLLLVWTPDGAVTKHAGTVLFKFLLMVPISALAYEAIRYAARLGDGLLGAALRAPGMLLQMLTTHEPDRDQLEVAIVALREALGDAAPATVRAPAYRHQAPATE, from the coding sequence ATGGAAGGCGTGATGATGCGCAACGGCGAGCGCCTGGCCCTTGCGGTGCGCCTGCCCGACGGCGAAATACTGGCCGAAAGCCGCCCGTGGTACACCCTGTCGTCCGCGGAATGGCTGAAACGCCCTTTCGTGCGCGGCTTTCCCACCCTGGTGGAAACCCTGGTCAACGGCATCAAGGCCCTGAACCGCTCGGCCGAACACGCCGCCCAGGGTGAAAGCGGCGAGGAACTGAAGCCGTGGCACCTGGCCGTGACCCTTGCGGTGTCGGTGGCTCTGGCCCTTGGCCTGTTCGTGGTGCTGCCGCACATGTTCTCGCTGGGCATGAAGTGGCTGGGCCTTGGCGGCGACGTGGAAGGGCTGTCGTTCCACGCCTGGGACGGCCTGTTCAAGTTCGCCATCTTCATCGGGTACATCCTGTCCATCTCGTTCTTGCCGGACATCCGCCGGGTGTTCCAGTACCACGGGGCGGAGCACAAGGTGATCCGGGCCTTCGAGGCGCGCGGCGACGTGACGCCCGAAAGCGCCGCCATCCACAGCCGCCTGCACCCGCGCTGCGGCACCACCTTTCTGCTGTTCGTGCTGTCCATCTCCATCATCCTGCACGCGGTGCTGGTGCCCCTGCTGCTGCTGGTGTGGACGCCCGACGGCGCGGTGACCAAGCACGCCGGAACGGTGCTGTTCAAATTTCTGCTGATGGTCCCCATCAGCGCACTTGCCTACGAGGCCATCCGCTACGCCGCCCGCCTTGGCGACGGCCTGCTGGGCGCGGCGCTGCGCGCCCCCGGCATGCTGCTGCAGATGCTGACCACCCATGAACCCGACCGAGACCAGCTCGAGGTCGCCATAGTGGCCCTGCGCGAGGCCCTGGGAGACGCCGCCCCGGCAACGGTGCGCGCGCCCGCCTACCGCCATCAGGCCCCCGCAACGGAGTAA
- the rpmE gene encoding 50S ribosomal protein L31 codes for MKENIHPTTFKAKMTCACGYEAEALSTKGEVVNVEICSQCHPFYTGKQRFVDTAGRIDRFRKKYAKFGEGK; via the coding sequence ATGAAAGAAAACATCCATCCCACCACGTTCAAGGCCAAGATGACCTGCGCGTGCGGTTACGAAGCCGAAGCCCTTTCCACCAAGGGCGAAGTCGTGAACGTGGAAATCTGCTCGCAGTGCCACCCGTTCTACACCGGCAAGCAGCGCTTCGTTGACACCGCCGGCCGCATCGACCGCTTCCGCAAGAAGTACGCCAAGTTCGGCGAAGGCAAGTAG
- a CDS encoding TlyA family RNA methyltransferase, translated as MPPRPRPAKPPKKERADQLVFEAGLAESREQAKRLIMAGQVVVLPEGDGDADGDDAGVPDLAKTPERAVKVDKPGHKYPATTRFELFGRERFVSRGAYKLLTAIEYFGLDVTGFVCLDAGASTGGFTDCLLQHGAARVYSVDVGHNQLHERLRADARVVSHEHTNLRTAPPELIPEPVDLVVADVSFISLTLVLAPCLQWLKPGGRVVALVKPQFEVGPGQTEKGVVRDPALRQAAVDKVVAYCRDALGLDLEGVVPSAITGPKGNQEYLAAFRRR; from the coding sequence GTGCCCCCGCGCCCGCGACCGGCGAAACCCCCGAAAAAGGAACGCGCCGACCAGTTGGTGTTCGAGGCCGGGCTGGCCGAAAGCCGCGAGCAGGCCAAGCGGCTGATCATGGCCGGGCAGGTGGTGGTGTTGCCGGAGGGCGACGGCGACGCGGACGGGGACGACGCGGGCGTGCCGGATCTGGCGAAGACGCCGGAACGGGCCGTGAAGGTGGACAAGCCGGGCCACAAATATCCGGCCACGACCCGCTTCGAACTGTTCGGACGCGAGCGCTTCGTCTCGCGCGGGGCATACAAGCTGCTGACCGCCATCGAGTATTTCGGGCTGGACGTGACCGGGTTCGTCTGTCTGGACGCCGGGGCGTCCACAGGGGGCTTCACCGATTGCCTGCTCCAGCACGGGGCGGCGCGGGTGTATTCCGTGGATGTGGGGCACAACCAGTTGCATGAACGGCTGCGGGCCGACGCGCGGGTTGTCTCGCACGAGCACACCAACCTGCGCACCGCGCCGCCGGAGCTGATTCCCGAGCCGGTGGACCTGGTGGTGGCGGATGTGTCGTTCATCTCGCTGACGCTGGTGCTGGCGCCGTGCCTGCAATGGCTGAAGCCGGGCGGGCGGGTGGTGGCGCTGGTGAAGCCGCAGTTCGAGGTGGGGCCGGGGCAGACCGAAAAGGGCGTGGTGCGCGACCCGGCCCTGCGGCAGGCTGCCGTGGACAAGGTGGTGGCGTACTGCCGGGATGCGCTGGGGCTGGACCTGGAGGGCGTGGTGCCCTCGGCCATTACCGGCCCCAAGGGCAATCAGGAGTATCTGGCGGCGTTCCGGCGGCGGTAG
- the gap gene encoding type I glyceraldehyde-3-phosphate dehydrogenase, protein MTKLRIAINGFGRIGRQVFKAILDRYPDTMEVVAVNDLYDVATNVHLLQFDTCYGRLKVDAEVKDGNIHVGDWVVRNYAERDPKVLPWRDLGVDIVIESTGIFRTGPQCRAHIDAGARKVIITAPAKEEDLTIVLGVNDADYDPEKHHVVSNASCTTNCLAPVTLALHKAFGIVKGVLTTVHSYTNDQRILDLPHKDLRRARAAAQNIIPTSTGAAKAVAKVIPEMKGKFDGISLRVPTATVSIVDFVAELEKPTTTDELRATLKAAAEGPLKGIMAYCEKPLVSSDFIADPHSSIVDAEFTTVMNGDMAKVLAWYDNEWGYSCRVADLAALMAKKGL, encoded by the coding sequence ATGACCAAACTCCGCATTGCCATCAACGGGTTCGGGCGGATAGGCCGTCAGGTGTTCAAGGCCATCCTGGACCGATACCCCGACACCATGGAAGTGGTGGCCGTCAACGACCTGTACGACGTGGCCACCAACGTGCACCTGTTGCAGTTCGACACCTGCTACGGCCGCCTGAAGGTGGACGCCGAAGTGAAGGACGGCAACATCCACGTGGGCGACTGGGTGGTGCGCAACTATGCCGAGCGCGACCCCAAGGTGCTGCCCTGGCGCGACCTGGGCGTGGACATCGTCATCGAATCCACGGGCATCTTCCGCACCGGGCCGCAGTGCAGGGCGCACATCGACGCCGGGGCCAGGAAGGTCATCATCACCGCGCCCGCCAAGGAAGAAGACCTGACCATCGTGCTTGGCGTCAACGACGCGGACTACGACCCGGAAAAACACCACGTCGTGTCCAACGCCTCGTGCACCACCAACTGCCTGGCCCCGGTCACCCTGGCGCTGCACAAGGCCTTCGGCATCGTCAAGGGCGTGCTGACCACGGTGCACTCGTACACCAACGACCAGCGCATCCTGGACCTGCCCCACAAGGACCTGCGCCGCGCCCGCGCCGCCGCCCAGAACATCATCCCCACATCCACCGGGGCGGCCAAGGCCGTGGCCAAGGTCATTCCCGAAATGAAGGGCAAGTTCGACGGCATCAGCCTGCGCGTGCCCACGGCCACGGTGTCCATCGTGGACTTTGTGGCCGAGCTTGAAAAGCCCACCACCACCGACGAACTGCGCGCCACCCTGAAGGCCGCCGCCGAAGGGCCGCTGAAGGGCATCATGGCGTATTGCGAAAAGCCGCTGGTGTCGTCCGACTTCATCGCCGACCCGCATTCCAGCATCGTGGATGCCGAATTCACCACCGTGATGAACGGCGACATGGCCAAGGTGCTGGCGTGGTACGACAACGAGTGGGGCTATTCCTGCCGCGTGGCGGATCTGGCTGCGTTGATGGCGAAGAAGGGCTTGTAA